GATCCATTCGGAAACCCTTTCCCAATATCTCATTGAGATACGGGACGAGTGTCGGGTGTGCGAGCATGTGTCGGAACGGGTCGCACCACGGCTCTTCCCAGTTGAGCATACCGCTGAGTTCGCCTCTGCCTTGTTCCCCTTTCAGTTCTTGGGAGCCGCCATCAAGGGTCTGGTCCCGGGGGCGGATGCGTGCTTGGTCACTATGTTTATCAATCGCTTCGTTGGCCAGGGCTACCTCTTCGGGCGTTAGCACGTTCTTGATAATAAGGTAACCGTTCAGATCGAATAGATATTTTTCGTCAGCATTCATTTTTTAACTTTCCTTACGGTTAAACAGTGTGAGATTAGGTTTTCACGTGCCTTTCTCACATCTGGAGGAACACCCCATTTCAGTTGCGACCTCACCAGAAACCTGCGTGTAAGTGGAGCGGAGCGCAGTCGAGGATCCCATAAATTAAAAACCTTCCTACGTTTCCAAAGTGGGACGATTTAATCGCGAATGATAGGGGNNNNNNNNNNNNNNNNNNNNNNNNNNNNNNNNNNNNAGGCAGGAACATACGCCATGTTGCCTGCGGTATAACGGGTTAGAATGGAGCGGCGCGGATGGTCGGCTGTCCACGGAAGCGTTCCATGCGTCACCGCCTCCGTGAAGATTGCCACATCGCCGGCGTTGCAGACGAGTTGTCGGATGTTCTCTTGGTGTTCTTGGTAAAGCCGCATCTTTTGTGGACACGGGTAGTTGCTCTTATGGCTTCCCGGTATAACGATTAACCCTCCCGCTCCGGGGGGCACGTCCGTCAATTGGAATGTGACGACAGTCAAGCCGT
This portion of the Candidatus Poribacteria bacterium genome encodes:
- a CDS encoding phytanoyl-CoA dioxygenase family protein — its product is MNADEKYLFDLNGYLIIKNVLTPEEVALANEAIDKHSDQARIRPRDQTLDGGSQELKGEQGRGELSGMLNWEEPWCDPFRHMLAHPTLVPYLNEILGKGFRMDHQMFLLSMDKGAEGFIFHGSSGPGFDPNQYYIFRDGRMHNGLTVVTFQLTDVPPGAGG